A window of the Merismopedia glauca CCAP 1448/3 genome harbors these coding sequences:
- a CDS encoding rhodanese-like domain-containing protein — translation MIFKKFLSTILLGLALSIGLFFGVGQPSIAAVPSPIFMVGVKVATVAEVSPNVELEVDRFLTSIPVSYYTIATVEDLKSQLGKPQTVLVDVREPFEYRSGHIPNAINIPLRTLAHNLNQIPRNLPVVLYCSSGYRSAMGVMTLHVLGYENVQGFPPSFTAWQAAGEAIASR, via the coding sequence ATGATATTCAAAAAATTCCTCTCAACAATTCTGCTTGGACTCGCATTATCAATCGGACTCTTTTTTGGGGTTGGGCAACCCTCGATCGCTGCGGTGCCTTCCCCTATATTTATGGTTGGGGTCAAGGTTGCAACAGTTGCTGAAGTTTCACCGAATGTGGAATTGGAAGTCGATCGCTTTCTCACTTCGATTCCAGTAAGCTATTACACAATCGCCACTGTCGAAGATTTGAAAAGTCAGTTAGGGAAACCTCAAACCGTGTTAGTGGATGTGCGAGAACCCTTTGAGTATCGGTCTGGACATATACCTAACGCAATTAACATTCCGCTCCGAACACTGGCGCACAATCTGAATCAAATTCCGCGCAATCTCCCTGTGGTGTTGTATTGCTCCTCCGGTTATCGATCGGCAATGGGAGTGATGACACTACACGTGTTGGGCTATGAGAATGTGCAGGGTTTTCCACCTAGCTTTACAGCTTGGCAAGCCGCAGGAGAAGCGATCGCCTCCAGGTAA
- a CDS encoding DUF3122 domain-containing protein, with the protein MKSIYFNGSKIRPMRWLLAAWICVLLVVCSPLPAFATVTQIEEYPGQMLYQSRQKLLDQTGNSWQAIAFKRIHPEGSAIVSLRLVGFPSGVEFDRTQPLTLITSMGQTLTAKDISSEISQDTPTPANVAEYDIKSVLPQLQAEIPLHLTLPMVTGSPIELQIPSTAIQEWQAVSAR; encoded by the coding sequence ATGAAATCTATCTATTTTAACGGGTCTAAAATTCGCCCGATGCGCTGGCTGCTGGCTGCCTGGATCTGCGTTTTACTGGTTGTTTGCAGTCCCCTACCCGCCTTTGCTACTGTGACACAAATCGAAGAATATCCAGGGCAAATGCTCTATCAATCCCGGCAAAAACTTCTGGATCAGACCGGAAATTCCTGGCAGGCGATCGCCTTCAAGCGCATTCATCCCGAAGGTAGTGCTATTGTCTCTCTGCGGCTAGTGGGCTTTCCTAGTGGGGTGGAATTCGATCGCACTCAACCACTGACACTAATAACATCTATGGGGCAAACTCTAACCGCCAAGGATATTTCTAGCGAAATTTCTCAGGACACACCAACCCCAGCCAATGTTGCAGAATATGACATTAAGTCTGTCCTACCGCAGTTGCAGGCTGAAATTCCTCTTCATCTAACTTTACCGATGGTAACTGGCTCACCGATCGAGTTACAAATCCCATCCACAGCGATCCAAGAGTGGCAAGCAGTTTCTGCTCGTTAA